A genomic window from Fibrobacterota bacterium includes:
- a CDS encoding bifunctional 5,10-methylenetetrahydrofolate dehydrogenase/5,10-methenyltetrahydrofolate cyclohydrolase yields the protein MQLLAGKPVVDALRAGLLARIQALKERGITPCLTVTLVGDDPSSHIYVNAKDKDAKELGIESHTYRFPATMSQADLEAHVRKLSADPKVHGILVQSPLPKGLDESRVVDCIDPTKDVDGFHPQNVGLLCLDRPGHRSCTPWGVIQVLKHYGISTAGKRAVVIGRSDIVGRPMANLLIHKGALGDATLTVAHSRTADLASVVREADIVVAAIGKAEFVKGSWLKPGAVVIDVGINRVEDASIPKGYKVVGDVEFSSAQEVASAITPVPGCVGLMTRAILMSNTVDAAERLS from the coding sequence ATGCAGTTGTTGGCAGGCAAACCGGTGGTTGATGCGTTGCGCGCGGGGCTCCTTGCCCGCATCCAGGCCCTCAAAGAGCGCGGCATCACGCCCTGCCTGACGGTGACCCTGGTGGGCGACGACCCATCCAGCCACATCTACGTGAACGCCAAGGACAAGGACGCCAAGGAACTGGGAATTGAATCCCATACCTACCGCTTCCCCGCCACCATGAGCCAGGCCGATCTGGAAGCCCACGTACGGAAATTGTCGGCAGACCCGAAGGTCCACGGCATCCTGGTGCAATCCCCATTGCCCAAGGGCCTGGATGAATCGCGCGTGGTGGACTGCATCGACCCGACCAAGGACGTGGACGGCTTCCATCCCCAGAACGTGGGACTGCTGTGCCTGGATCGCCCCGGCCACCGCTCCTGCACGCCTTGGGGTGTGATCCAGGTCCTCAAGCACTACGGCATCTCCACCGCCGGCAAGCGCGCCGTGGTGATCGGCCGCTCCGACATCGTGGGCCGCCCCATGGCTAACCTCCTGATCCACAAGGGCGCCTTGGGCGACGCCACCCTCACGGTGGCCCACTCGCGCACGGCGGATCTGGCCTCGGTGGTCCGCGAAGCGGACATCGTGGTGGCCGCCATCGGGAAAGCCGAATTTGTCAAGGGCTCCTGGCTCAAGCCGGGCGCGGTGGTGATCGACGTGGGCATCAACCGCGTGGAAGACGCTTCGATTCCCAAGGGCTACAAGGTGGTGGGGGATGTCGAATTCTCCAGCGCCCAAGAGGTGGCATCCGCCATCACGCCGGTTCCCGGCTGCGTGGGCCTGATGACCCGCGCCATCCTGATGTCCAACACCGTGGACGCCGCGGAGCGCCTCTCCTGA